One window from the genome of Spirosoma rhododendri encodes:
- a CDS encoding biotin--[acetyl-CoA-carboxylase] ligase, whose product MYKIYPKTIFTGQIVHYLPSCQSTNDEAAGLIAHSDPAEGTLVITDQQTAGRGQRGNQWEAQTGQNLTCSLILHPTFLRATEQFWLNMAVSLGIYDTLHPLLGERASELRIKWPNDIYVGTRKMGGILIENGVQGYQLATSIIGMGLNINQTQFGYSTATSLQQEAALPDGYDLPGLLGQLCEKLEARYLQLRTGQRDAIRAAYLQTLYRYQQEAPYEANEERFSGTITGVDEAGRLIINEYGRERVFGFKEVIFL is encoded by the coding sequence TTGTACAAAATCTATCCCAAAACGATTTTCACCGGGCAAATAGTCCATTACCTGCCAAGCTGTCAGTCTACCAACGATGAAGCCGCCGGTTTGATTGCCCACAGCGACCCCGCCGAAGGAACACTGGTCATTACCGATCAGCAAACCGCTGGCCGGGGGCAGCGTGGTAATCAGTGGGAAGCGCAGACCGGACAGAACCTTACCTGCTCGCTTATTTTACACCCGACTTTCCTGCGGGCCACCGAACAGTTCTGGCTCAACATGGCTGTTTCGCTCGGTATCTATGACACCTTACATCCGCTCCTCGGCGAACGGGCGTCGGAACTGCGCATCAAATGGCCAAACGATATTTACGTAGGCACGCGCAAGATGGGCGGTATTCTGATTGAAAACGGCGTGCAGGGCTATCAGCTGGCAACGTCGATCATTGGCATGGGCCTGAATATCAATCAGACTCAGTTTGGTTATTCGACAGCCACTTCCCTTCAGCAGGAAGCGGCTCTGCCCGACGGTTACGACTTGCCGGGGCTACTTGGCCAGCTTTGTGAAAAACTGGAAGCGCGTTACCTGCAACTGCGAACAGGGCAACGCGACGCAATTCGTGCCGCGTACCTACAAACGCTCTATCGCTATCAGCAGGAAGCACCGTACGAAGCGAACGAAGAGCGCTTCAGCGGCACTATAACCGGCGTCGATGAAGCCGGACGGCTCATCATCAACGAATACGGCCGGGAACGGGTGTTTGGGTTTAAGGAAGTAATCTTTTTGTAA
- the rsfS gene encoding ribosome silencing factor, producing MISTPENMFSAEEMRDFVVRGMQEKKGQDIVVMDLRNVKNAICDYFILCSGNSDTQIDAISTSVEEEVYKLSKQDPWHKEGKLNREWILLDYVDVVAHVFKKDRREFYDLEQLWGDAEIQRIAEDTQVAA from the coding sequence ATGATAAGTACCCCTGAAAATATGTTCAGTGCCGAAGAAATGCGCGATTTCGTCGTGCGCGGCATGCAGGAAAAGAAAGGCCAGGATATTGTGGTGATGGACCTGCGAAACGTGAAGAATGCCATTTGTGATTACTTCATTTTGTGTTCCGGTAATTCCGACACGCAGATTGACGCTATCTCGACCTCAGTTGAGGAAGAGGTCTACAAACTCAGCAAGCAGGACCCCTGGCACAAGGAAGGGAAGCTGAATCGTGAGTGGATTCTGCTCGATTACGTAGACGTGGTAGCGCACGTATTCAAAAAAGATCGCCGGGAGTTCTACGATCTTGAACAGTTGTGGGGAGACGCTGAAATTCAGCGAATTGCGGAAGATACGCAAGTGGCTGCCTGA